ACCCACGGCAGTGCCGAGCGCTCGCGCGGCGTCTCGTTCTCGCCACGATCGAGCTTCTCGCGCAGCCGTGGCGGCAACGAGTCGTCATCGCGCGCTCGTCCTGCCTCACCCGACGGATGCGGCACGATGCGCGGCATGCGCGCGGGCGCCGCCGCCGCGAGCAACACCGGCTCTTCGATCGCTTCCGGTTCCGCGGCCGGTCCCTCGGCGCGACGCCTGGCGATGGCATCCTCGAGCCACGCGGGCATCGCGATGTCGGCGTCCTCTGCGGGGGACGAAGCGGCCAGCGGCGCGGGGTCGCGCCTCGGCTCGGCGGCCGGTTCGTTCGGCCACTCGCGCGTGAACTCGGGCTGGGGTTCTGCTCGGGGCGCCGAGCGCCATTCGGTCGCGGGTGCATCCATCGGGCGACGCGGCGGCTCGGCGGCGGGAATGATGGTCTCGGGTTCGACGCGCGGTGAGAGAGCGTCGGGAACGTTCGCGTTCGCCACCGGTGGAGAAGGTTGGTGCGCGTCCTGCGCTCGCGAGTAGGGCGAAGGTGACGCTTCCCCGCCGCCGCCGCGCAGACCGTGCACGTCGATCACGCTGCGGAATTCGTTCTCGCGCGCCACCGAGTGCACGTGGTCGGGCCGCACCACGCGACTGTCGTCCACGTAGGCGTTGAGCATCGCCTGGCCGGAGACGGTGTTGATCTCGCGCGGGATGCCGTGCGTGAGTGCAAAGATCGCGCGACAGGTCTCGACCGGGAACAGCTCGTACGAGTTGCCGCCGGCGACCGCGACGCGATGGCGGATGTAATGCTCGGTCTCGTCGGCGCCCATCGGCTTCAACCGGTAGTGCACCACGATGCGCTGCTTGAGCTGGCGCAGTTCGGGGCGCGTCAGCTTTTCCTCGAGCTCGGGCTGACCGACGAGGAAGATCTGCAGCAGCTTGGCTCCCTGCTCTTCGAGATTCGAGAGCAGACGGATCTCCTCGAGCAACTCGCGATCCAGGTTCTGCGCTTCGTCGAGCAGCAGGATCGCGAGTTCGCCGCGCGTGCGGACTTCGCGCAAGTGGCGCTCCAGCTGCACGAGCGCCTGCGGCTTCGAAGTTCCGGGCGGCAGCGCGAGCCCGAAGCGCAGTGCGATCTCTTCGATCAGTTCGGCGCGCGTCAGCGACGAGTTGGTGATGAGCGCCACCACGGTGCGCGCGCCCCAGCCGTTCAGGGCATCGTAGATCGCGGTGGTCTTGCCGGTGCCGACTTCGCCGGTGATGAGCACGAACGGCTCACGGTTCTCGATCCCAAAGCGCAGATGCGCGAGCGCTTCCTGATGCTCGCGACTGGGATACACGAAGCGGGGCTGGTGCCCTGCGACGAACGGATTCTCGCGCAAGCCGAGTGCGGTTTCGAACATCGCTCCGGTCTCTTAGGGGTCGAGGGTGCTCGACGGTCGATCTGAGTTATCGGTCGGGGGAGGGGATGACTTGCGCGTGCGTTCAGGACCGCCGGCCGCGCGGCCGGGCGGGCCCTATCCGCGCTGAGCCGGCAGCAGCTCGCCGATCGAGTACAGCGCCTGAAACGGCAGGTTTCGCTGCTGAAAGATCTGCGTGGCGCCCTGCTCGCGGTCGACCACGGCGAGCACGCGCACCACCTGTGCGCGGTACGACTCGGCCGCCTCGGCCGCGATGAGCGCACTCTCACCACTGGTGATCACGTCGTCCAGGATTGCGACGCGCTTGTGTCCGGCGAGATTTCCCTCGACCTGACCTCGCATGCCGTGGTCCTTGGCGGTGCTGCGCACGAGAAACCCCTCGAGCGGCCGGCCCTGCTCGGCGCTGTAGAGCATGACTCCGGCGACCAGCGGATCGGCTCCCATCGTGAGTCCGCCGACCGCGGTGATGTCGTCGTCCTTCAGGCGCTCCCACAACAACCGCGCGATCATCTTGAGACCACCGGGGTGGAGGCTGGTCTTGCGCACATCGATGTAGTAGTTCGAGGTCGCGCCCGAGCTGAGGACGAACTCGCCGAACTTCATGGAGCGATCGAGAAGCATCTGGCGCAACTGGTCGCGTTCGTCCGGTGACGTCATGGGTTTCTGGTTCCTCCGTTGCGGGAGTCTGCCGGGGGGCGCTCGGGGCGTCAAGGCGTTGGAGTGTCAAGTCGTGTCACCGCAACGAGTGCAGCGATCGCACGCCCACTCGATCGAGAGGTTGACCCTTGCGCGCGGCACTCCCTAAGCTGCGGCGGCACCCCGACGATTGCCGCGCACGACGAATGGAGAGCGCCATGACACGGATGGATCCGCCCGCGCGAGCCGCCGCCTGTCTGCTGCTGCTCGCGTTCACGTTCGGGATCCTCGGCGCCGACTCGAAGCGGATCGCCGGCTCCGGCTCCGCGTCCACGATTCGTACGAAGCCCGCGCCCCGACTGGCCGGCGAGCGCGCGATTCCATTCGACGCACCGTTGGGTCGCGCGCCTCTCGACACGCCGCTCACGGTCACCGGCGGGTTCGGCGAGTTTCGCATCGGGCACTTTCACGCCGGGCTCGACTTCGGCACCGGGCGACGCGTCGGCGCGCCGGTCTACGCGCCGCTCGATGGCTACATCGAGCGCGTGCGGACTTCCGGCGTGGGCTACGGCCGTTCGCTCTACCTGCGCACCCGCGACGGCCGCACCATCCAGTTCGGTCATCTCGACGCGTTCACCGACCCGATCGCGCTGTACGCAGCGACCGCACAGGAATCGAGCGGGCAGTACGAGCAGGACCTGTGGCCCGAGGCGAATCGCTTCGCCGTCAAGACCGGAGATCGCATCGCGTGGACTGGTCAGAGCGGCGCTGGCGGCCCGCACATGCACTTCGAGATCCGGCGCGGTGACGTGGCGTACAACCCGTTTCTCGCCGGTCTGCGCGTGAACGATGCCACGCAGCCGTCACTGGTGAGTGTCACGCTCGCTCCACTCGACGACTCGTCGCATGTTGAGGGCGTCAGCGCCCCGCGGACGTTCGCATTGCGCGCCGCCGGCGACACCATCGCAGTGCGCGGCCGCCTGCGCGTCGTGATCGCGGCTCGCGACGGAGTGTGGGAGGGCGTCGACCGCATGGTGCCGTGGCTCGTGCGCATGGAGTGGGGCGAGCGCTGGGTCGAGTGCCGCATGGATTCGATCTCGTGGGCGACCGAGATGAACGAGAGCGACTTTCTCTACGACAACGGCCGCATCGTTGGTGACAAGGGCATCGTGCTGTGGGCGGCGGCGGGATTTCGCCCGCGCTTCATTCGCGCTTCCGAGCCGCCGGGTCGCGAAGTCGGCACGCTCGAGGTGCCGCCGGGCTCGGAACCTCTGCGCGTTCGACTGCTCGCGCGTGACGTGTCGGGCAATCAGACCTCGCGCTGGATCCTGCTGCGCCCCGACGCGCGCCCGGCCGCGCGCCGCGGCGCTGGAGTCGAGCGCGGCGCGATGGGTGGAACCGAAGCGCGAACACTCGCGATCGACGGCGAGGTCGCGGCCGACTTCGACGCCGGCGAGGGCTACCGCGTGAAATGGCAGCGTGGAACGTTCGCGGAGCCCGCGACGATTCGCTACGGCGTCCCGGCGCTCAGGCCGCCGCTCTCGATCGAGTTCGACGCTCGCCTTGCGGCTCCGATGTGCGAGATCACTCCCACCTTCATACCGCTGCGCCGCGCGCTGAGCCTCGCCTGGACCGCTCCCGAGGGTGCCAGGCGCGCACTCTACCGATGGGATGGAAGCGGCTGGTCGTTCGTCGGCAGCGGAGGCGACTCCGCGAACGGGCACCGCGTCGCCGAGTCGCGACGGCTCGGCACCTTCGCGCTGCTCGCCGACACGCTCGCTCCGCGCGTGACGCTTCGAAAGCCGTCCGTGGGACCGCGGAAGCCCTACAGCCGCTGGGAACTCGAGGCCGGCGTGGTCGAGAGTGCGAGTGGTGTCGACGCGCGCGAGTCCTACTTCATGATCGAAGGCAAACGCGTGCCGACCGAGTGGGATTCCGAAGCCGACGCATTGCGCTGGCGTCCACGCGTGGTGCCGGCCGCGGGCACCTATCGCATCACTGTCGTCGTCACCGATCGCGCCGGAAACGCTCGGACCCGGTCTGGAGTCTTTTCGGCGCTATGAAGCACGTCGAGTTCGTCCACCTCCATAACCACAGCGACTACTCGCTCCTCGACGGCGCGAATCCGATTCCGCGCATGGTCGCGCGTGCGGCCGAGCTCAAGATGCCGGCGCTCGCGCTCACCGACCATGGATCGATGTTCGGCGCGATCGAGTTCTACCTCGAGGCTCGCAAGGCCGGCGTCAAGCCGATCGTGGGTATGGAGGCCTACGTCACGCGTGGCCGTCGCACCGACCGCACCCGCGACACCGCGCACCACCTGGTGCTGCTGGCCGCGAACGAGACCGGCTTTCGCAATCTGATCCGTCTGTCGTCGCTCGCGTATCTCGAGGGCTTCTACTACCGGCCGCGCGTCGACCACGAGATCCTCGATCGCTACCACGAGGGTCTGATCGCGCTGTCGGCGTGCCCCAAGGGCGAGGTCGCGACCGATCTCATCGAGGGGACCACCGAAGCGGCGATGAAGACCGCGGGCATGTACCGCGACCTGTTCGGTGCGGACAACTACTTCCTCGAGATGCAGAACCACGGGCTCGAAATCGAGGACAAGATCCGCGCGGGCGTGACCGATCTGTCGCGACGCACCGGAATTCCGCTGGTCGCTACGAACGATTGCCACTATCTGCGCCACGAGGATTCAGCCGCGCACGATGTGCTGTTGTGCATCCAGACCGGCAAGACCGTGGACGACGTGAATCGCATGCGCTACGAGACCGACCAGGTCTACTTCAAGACCGCGTCCGAAATGATGGAGCGGTTCGCCGACCAGCCCGAAGCGCTTCGCAACACCATCGCGATCGCCGAGCGCTGCAATCTGCAGCTCGAGTTCGGCAAGCCGCTGCTGCCCGCGTTCCCGCTTCCGCCGGGCGCCGGCACGCCCGAGGAATACCTGACGAAGCTCTCGCGCGAAGGGCTCGAACAGCGCTTCGGTTCCGCGCCTGCCACCGAGGTGCGCGAACGATTGCAGTACGAGCTCGACGTGATCATCCGCATGGGCTTTGCGAGCTACATGCTGATCGTGCGCGACTTCATCCAGTTCGCACGCGATCACGGCATCGCGGTAGGTCCGGGTCGTGGATCGGTCGCCGGATCGCTGGTGGCGTACGCGCTGCGCATCACGAACGTCGACCCGATCCAGCACGCGCTGTTCTTCGAACGCTTCCTCAATCCCGAGCGCGTCACGATGCCGGATATCGACATCGACTTCGACGACCTTCGACGCGGCGAAGTGATCGCCTACGTGAAGGAAAAGTACGGCGAGGAGAGCGTCACGCAGATCATCACGTTCGGTACCATGGGTGCCAAGGGCGTGGTGCGTGACGTGGGTCGCGCCCTGGGGCTCGCATTCGCGGATGTCGATCGCGTGGCGCGCATGGTTCCCGACGGCATCGGCATGACGCTCGAGCGCGCACTCGAGCTGTCGCCGGACTTGAAGAGCCTGGCGCAGAAGGGGCCGCCCTACGACAAGCTGATGAAGTCCGCGCGCACGCTCGAGGGTCTGGCGCGTCATGCCTCGACGCACGCGGCCGGAGTGCTGATCACGCCCGGTCCGCTGATGGACTACGTGCCGCTCTATCGCCAGAAGGACGAGTCGATCACCACCCAGTGGGACATGAAGGCGATCGAGAAGGCGGGACTGCTCAAGATGGACTTCCTCGGCCTGCGCACGCTGTCGGTGCTGGTCGAAGCGGTGCGGCTGGTGAAGCAGCATCACGGCGTTGCGCTCGATCTCGACACGCTCCCGTGGGACGACGAGCCCGCGTATCGAGTGTTCCAGTCCGGCGACACCGTTGCGATCTTCCAGTTCGAGTCCGGCGGCATGCGCGATTACCTGCGGCGATTGAAGCCCACCGTGTTCGGCGATCTCACCGCCATGAACGCGCTCTACCGACCCGGCCCGATGGAGAACATCCCGTACTTCATCGACTGCAAACACGGCCGCGAAGTGGCCAAGTACGAGCACGCCTCGCTCGAGCCGATCCTCAAGGACACCTATGGAGTGTTCGTCTACCAGGAGCAGGTGATGGCGGCCGCAAACGTGCTCGCCGGCTTCTCGCTCGCGCAAGGCGACGAACTGCGTCGCGCGATGGGAAAAAAGCAACGAGAAGAGATGGAGGCCAAGCGCGCGCAGTTCGTCGAAGGCTGCAAGACGAACAAGATCCCGCCCGCGAAGGCCGACAAGATCTTTGCCACGATGGAGAAGTTCGCCGGATACGGCTTCAACAGGTGCGCGACCTCCGGTACCGAAGTCTTCGACGCCGACTCGGGCGCGACCACTACGATCGGAGAGATGTTTGCGACGCGCGGCACTCCTCGTCGCGTGCTGGCACTCGGCGACGATCTCCGTTTGCGTCCGCGCGCGGTGACGGACGTGGTCTGGAACGGCCGGCGGCCGGTGTTCGAAGTGGTGACCGCGCTTGGCCATCGCATCACCGCGACCGGAAATCATCCGTTACGAACACTCGAAGGCTGGCGAACCATCGACGATCTCTCGGTGGGCGCGCGCATTGCGGCGCCACGGAAGTTGCCGATCGAGTCGACGAAGTCGTGGCCCCCGCACCAGCTGATCGCGCTCGGCCACCTTCTGGCCGAGGGCAACACGTGTCACCCGACCACGCTGTACTTCCACTGCAATGCACCAGCCGCGATCGACGACTTCGCGCATGCGATCGGCGAGTTCCCGGACACGGTCGCGCGGATTCATCGGCGCGCGAACGGGCGGCTCGAGGTTGCAGCGAATCTAGGTCGCCATCATCGCGCGCGAGAGGGAGACGTCGAGTATCTGGTTGATGGAACGGGCGTTCGAGTGGCTTCGGCGTGGGAGGAGTTCGACCAGATCGCCGATCGCGAGCCACGTCGCAGCGGTGCCTTCCAGTGGGCGGCGCGAGTCGGGATTCTCGGCCTGAAGGCGACGCAAAAGCGGGTACCGGGTGCGGTGTTCGCGCTGCGAGATCAGGATGTAGCGCTCTTCCTGGGTCGACTCTGGTCGGGCGACGGCTACCTCAGTGGGAAACACGACGCTCAGCCCTTTTACGCGACCTCCTCGATGGGGCTCGCGCGAGACGTGCAGCGCCTGCTGCTTCGCTTCGGCATCGTCAGCTCGATCCGGACCAAGTCCTTCGCGTATCGCGGCACTCGCCGACCCGGCTACACGCTCCATCTGATAGGCGATCGCTCGCGAGCGGTGTTCCTCGAAGCGATCGGGCCGCATCTCGTGGGCCGCGACGACGCGCTGGCGGGATTGCGCGCTTCGGTGACAAGCACTTCGCCCGATCGAAGCTCCAAGGACACCGTTCCAATCGAAGTGCTCGAGACCGTCGATGCCGAGCGGCGTGCTCGCGGGTGGACCCGGAGTCGGCTCGATCGAGAGGCCGGCGTCATGGTCGAGCGATCACGGCTCAATCGCCTCGGCGCAGGCCTCCGCCGCTCGACGGTCGCCCGCGTCGCAGAGGCACTCGGCTCCTTCGATCTCGCAAAGCTCGCGACTTCCGACATCTTCTGGGACCGGATCGTCTCGATCACGCCGAAGGGCGCGGAGGATGTCTACGACCTGACGGTCGAGCACGATCACAACTTCGTCGCCGATGGCCTGATCGTTCACAACTCGCACTCCGCCGCCTACGCGCTGCTCGCGTACCAGTCCGCCTACCTCAAGGCGCACTACCCGGCCGAGTTCATGGCGGCCACCATGACATCCGAAATGAGCGACGGCGCGCGCATCGTCACGCTGATCGAAGAATGTCGGCGCATGAAACTCGAGGTCCTGCCGCCCGAGGTGAATCGCTCCGAGTGGGCGTTCACGCTCGAGAGCGGTCGCATCCGGATCGGGCTCGGGGCGGTCCGCAACGTCGGGCAGGCGGCGGTCGAGAGCCTGGTCGCGGCGCGTGCCGGCGGCGGCGATTTTCGCGACCTGTTCGAACTCGCGCGCCGCCTCGAAGGCCGGGTGCTCAATCGGCGCGTGCTCGAGAGTCTGGTCGCCGCCGGAGCGTGCGACACGCTTGGACCCGAGCGCGGGCGGCTGTTCGCCGGTGCTGCGGTGGCACTCGAGTCG
This region of Candidatus Eisenbacteria bacterium genomic DNA includes:
- a CDS encoding AAA family ATPase; this encodes MFETALGLRENPFVAGHQPRFVYPSREHQEALAHLRFGIENREPFVLITGEVGTGKTTAIYDALNGWGARTVVALITNSSLTRAELIEEIALRFGLALPPGTSKPQALVQLERHLREVRTRGELAILLLDEAQNLDRELLEEIRLLSNLEEQGAKLLQIFLVGQPELEEKLTRPELRQLKQRIVVHYRLKPMGADETEHYIRHRVAVAGGNSYELFPVETCRAIFALTHGIPREINTVSGQAMLNAYVDDSRVVRPDHVHSVARENEFRSVIDVHGLRGGGGEASPSPYSRAQDAHQPSPPVANANVPDALSPRVEPETIIPAAEPPRRPMDAPATEWRSAPRAEPQPEFTREWPNEPAAEPRRDPAPLAASSPAEDADIAMPAWLEDAIARRRAEGPAAEPEAIEEPVLLAAAAPARMPRIVPHPSGEAGRARDDDSLPPRLREKLDRGENETPRERSALPWV
- the pyrE gene encoding orotate phosphoribosyltransferase; this encodes MTSPDERDQLRQMLLDRSMKFGEFVLSSGATSNYYIDVRKTSLHPGGLKMIARLLWERLKDDDITAVGGLTMGADPLVAGVMLYSAEQGRPLEGFLVRSTAKDHGMRGQVEGNLAGHKRVAILDDVITSGESALIAAEAAESYRAQVVRVLAVVDREQGATQIFQQRNLPFQALYSIGELLPAQRG
- a CDS encoding M23 family metallopeptidase is translated as MTRMDPPARAAACLLLLAFTFGILGADSKRIAGSGSASTIRTKPAPRLAGERAIPFDAPLGRAPLDTPLTVTGGFGEFRIGHFHAGLDFGTGRRVGAPVYAPLDGYIERVRTSGVGYGRSLYLRTRDGRTIQFGHLDAFTDPIALYAATAQESSGQYEQDLWPEANRFAVKTGDRIAWTGQSGAGGPHMHFEIRRGDVAYNPFLAGLRVNDATQPSLVSVTLAPLDDSSHVEGVSAPRTFALRAAGDTIAVRGRLRVVIAARDGVWEGVDRMVPWLVRMEWGERWVECRMDSISWATEMNESDFLYDNGRIVGDKGIVLWAAAGFRPRFIRASEPPGREVGTLEVPPGSEPLRVRLLARDVSGNQTSRWILLRPDARPAARRGAGVERGAMGGTEARTLAIDGEVAADFDAGEGYRVKWQRGTFAEPATIRYGVPALRPPLSIEFDARLAAPMCEITPTFIPLRRALSLAWTAPEGARRALYRWDGSGWSFVGSGGDSANGHRVAESRRLGTFALLADTLAPRVTLRKPSVGPRKPYSRWELEAGVVESASGVDARESYFMIEGKRVPTEWDSEADALRWRPRVVPAAGTYRITVVVTDRAGNARTRSGVFSAL
- the dnaE gene encoding DNA polymerase III subunit alpha translates to MKHVEFVHLHNHSDYSLLDGANPIPRMVARAAELKMPALALTDHGSMFGAIEFYLEARKAGVKPIVGMEAYVTRGRRTDRTRDTAHHLVLLAANETGFRNLIRLSSLAYLEGFYYRPRVDHEILDRYHEGLIALSACPKGEVATDLIEGTTEAAMKTAGMYRDLFGADNYFLEMQNHGLEIEDKIRAGVTDLSRRTGIPLVATNDCHYLRHEDSAAHDVLLCIQTGKTVDDVNRMRYETDQVYFKTASEMMERFADQPEALRNTIAIAERCNLQLEFGKPLLPAFPLPPGAGTPEEYLTKLSREGLEQRFGSAPATEVRERLQYELDVIIRMGFASYMLIVRDFIQFARDHGIAVGPGRGSVAGSLVAYALRITNVDPIQHALFFERFLNPERVTMPDIDIDFDDLRRGEVIAYVKEKYGEESVTQIITFGTMGAKGVVRDVGRALGLAFADVDRVARMVPDGIGMTLERALELSPDLKSLAQKGPPYDKLMKSARTLEGLARHASTHAAGVLITPGPLMDYVPLYRQKDESITTQWDMKAIEKAGLLKMDFLGLRTLSVLVEAVRLVKQHHGVALDLDTLPWDDEPAYRVFQSGDTVAIFQFESGGMRDYLRRLKPTVFGDLTAMNALYRPGPMENIPYFIDCKHGREVAKYEHASLEPILKDTYGVFVYQEQVMAAANVLAGFSLAQGDELRRAMGKKQREEMEAKRAQFVEGCKTNKIPPAKADKIFATMEKFAGYGFNRCATSGTEVFDADSGATTTIGEMFATRGTPRRVLALGDDLRLRPRAVTDVVWNGRRPVFEVVTALGHRITATGNHPLRTLEGWRTIDDLSVGARIAAPRKLPIESTKSWPPHQLIALGHLLAEGNTCHPTTLYFHCNAPAAIDDFAHAIGEFPDTVARIHRRANGRLEVAANLGRHHRAREGDVEYLVDGTGVRVASAWEEFDQIADREPRRSGAFQWAARVGILGLKATQKRVPGAVFALRDQDVALFLGRLWSGDGYLSGKHDAQPFYATSSMGLARDVQRLLLRFGIVSSIRTKSFAYRGTRRPGYTLHLIGDRSRAVFLEAIGPHLVGRDDALAGLRASVTSTSPDRSSKDTVPIEVLETVDAERRARGWTRSRLDREAGVMVERSRLNRLGAGLRRSTVARVAEALGSFDLAKLATSDIFWDRIVSITPKGAEDVYDLTVEHDHNFVADGLIVHNSHSAAYALLAYQSAYLKAHYPAEFMAATMTSEMSDGARIVTLIEECRRMKLEVLPPEVNRSEWAFTLESGRIRIGLGAVRNVGQAAVESLVAARAGGGDFRDLFELARRLEGRVLNRRVLESLVAAGACDTLGPERGRLFAGAAVALESAAGHRRERESGQSSLFGVAGGSSGAVELAAPTLPDAEVWAPRDRSAREKEVLGFYFSEHPLEPLRDDISKIGTHTLAETFELEDGAEVRVVALAGETKTIHTKGGRMMGVVSLEDLTSRMECTVFPDVFESSRLLLAADQIVVVSGRVERRDERPARLMLAEVRALEEARSVYRRSLHLEIRADDISEERLGTIDEILSAHPGDAEVYLHIVQPDHSRLAMRSKRFRVVETEEVAVRLRERHPMIKVRWGRSGR